The following proteins are encoded in a genomic region of Pseudomonadota bacterium:
- a CDS encoding P-II family nitrogen regulator, which translates to MKEIKAYIRTPRTDEVLSALHESGINNATLTCVFAVGPNIDADDSTVNLEFGRSVNRMVKLEVICSDRQEAMIVETIRKAAHTGKPGDGIISVANLNRVVKIRTAAESIEAL; encoded by the coding sequence ATGAAAGAGATTAAGGCATATATCCGCACGCCGCGCACCGACGAGGTCCTTTCCGCCCTCCATGAGTCCGGGATCAACAATGCCACCCTCACCTGTGTTTTTGCAGTGGGCCCCAATATCGACGCCGATGATTCCACGGTGAACCTTGAATTCGGGCGGAGCGTCAACCGCATGGTAAAACTCGAGGTCATCTGTTCGGACCGCCAGGAGGCAATGATTGTCGAGACCATCAGAAAGGCGGCGCATACCGGCAAACCCGGCGACGGGATTATCTCGGTTGCCAACCTCAACCGGGTGGTGAAAATCAGGACTGCAGCTGAAAGCATTGAGGCGCTGTGA